In Chiroxiphia lanceolata isolate bChiLan1 chromosome 9, bChiLan1.pri, whole genome shotgun sequence, one DNA window encodes the following:
- the RNASEL gene encoding 2-5A-dependent ribonuclease isoform X2, which produces MEPAAHKQQGVSAPSNAKAAEDLAFELNAAVKNRKRELVLELLEKGADVNSKVGGGWTPLQTAVQTGEVDLVRLLLEKGACLHARKDNGGTAFTEAGIMGDVEILKLLLDRGADINDPDSNGFTAFMEAAWYGKEEALKFLYSKGAEVNLRRVTSEEKAKLHEGGKTALMDACRKGHFSAVKILVQEMEADVNIRDNRDRNALIHALKKDSKKKPESVLATVRFLLDHGVDVKSKDEWGKSALILAVEMESPELVKTLLEKDEMDIDDADEEGNTALMVAVEKNDLNTAKVLCEKGARTDVGNLIAVANRNRSRSVENLLRVHNATFVPETPRDWEPNSKRWRDQLKKLDQIYRPMIGKLKTFHYIEQRIREGIYLGLHGGTEVAVKVTLSKEGDEEKKFFEKCCHCERLLKLFQSEKEKGCMYLCFPLWEKTLQEHLQDPEDQKDYKAALKMIFQALRELHSLGFAHQDLQPRNFVIDLGGKIYLADFDNKRKLIEGQEELVNSDLEALSRLMLYVLTGGRKPLQQVGIEDLDAKSLDYVEALDLVRSLSSHDERGLEGLSKHPYFWSKEMFNFLKSIWNQIKDINNRKTIFQDPNVTETFPYPEWTKEIDEDILEVMKNPRNPKSFKPRKHSNCATKSFNYSNDVTDLLRLIRNLDEHKDKGISDKIGDYAEYFLETFPALTIYVYNSLRQNPTYSHFADIQDPSL; this is translated from the exons ATGGAGCCCGCAGCTCACAAACAACAGGGGGTCTCTGCCCCTTCTAATGCGAAGGCAGCAGAAGACCTTGCCTTTGAGCTAAATGCTGCtgtgaagaacagaaagagagaacttgtgctggagctgctggagaaagggGCGGATGTGAACTCCAAAGTAGGAGGTGGCTGGACACCACTGCAGACCGCTGTGCAAACTGGTGAGGTGGACCTGGTCCGACTTCTGCTGGAAAAGGGTGCTTGTCTGCATGCCAGGAAGGACAATGGTGGCACTGCATTTACTGAGGCAGGGATCATGGGAGACGTGGAAATACTGAAGCTCCTCCTGGACCGTGGGGCAGACATTAATGACCCTGACAGCAACGGCTTCACAGCTTTCATGGAGGCTGCGTGGTATGGGAAGGAGGAAGCCTTGAAATTCCTGTACAGCAAAGGAGCTGAAGTGAATTTGAGGAGGGTAACTAGTGAGGAGAAAGCCAAACTGCATGAAGGAGGTAAAACAGCACTGATGGATGCTTGTAGGAAGGGCCACTTCTCGGCCGTAAAAATCCTTGTTCAAGAGATGGAGGCTGATGTGAACATTCGTGACAACAGAGATAGGAATGCCTTGATCCATGCTCTAAAGAAggattcaaaaaaaaaacctgagtcAGTTCTTGCCACAGTTCGCTTCCTGCTGGACCACGGTGTTGATGTGAAGAGCAAAGATGAATGGGGGAAAAGTGCCCTCATCCTAGCTGTTGAAAtggagagcccagagctggtgAAAACTTTATTGGAGAAGGATGAAATGGATATTGATGATGCAGATGAGGAGGGCAACACAGCGCTGATGGTGGCTGTAGAGAAAAATGATCTCAATACAGCGAAGGTGTTGTGTGAAAAAGGAGCAAGGACTGATGTTGGGAACCTTATCGCAGTTGCTAACAGAAATCGTTCTCGTAGCGTGGAAAATCTTCTTCGTGTGCATAATGCCACGTTTGTTCCAGAAACCCCCAGAGACTGGGAGCCAAACAGCAAACGCTGGAGGGACCAGCTGAAAAAGCTTGATCAAATCTATCGCCCTATGATTGGCAAACTGAAGACATTTCATTACATCGAGCAGAGAATTCGGGAAGGCATCTACCTCGGGCTCCACGGAGGGACAGAGGTAGCAGTAAAAGTAACCCTCAGCAAAGAGGGTGATGAAGAGAAAaagttctttgaaaaatgttgtCACTGTGAACGTCTACTGAAGCTCTTCCAgtctgagaaggaaaaaggctgCATGTACTTGTGCTTCCCACTCTGGGAGAAAACCCTCCAAGAACATCTGCAGGACCCAGAAGACCAAAAGGATTACAAAGCTGCTCTGAAGATGATCTTCCAGGCACTGAGAGAGCTGCACTCCCTTGGATTTGCTCACCAGGATCTGCAGCCCAGGAACTTTGTAATAG ATTTAGGTGGCAAAATTTACTTGGCAGACTTTGATAATAAAAGAAAGTTGATTGAAGGCCAAGAAGAACTTGTAAACTCAGATTTAGAG GCCCTCAGCAGGCTCATGCTGTATGTTTTAACAGGGGGTAGGAAACCCCTTCAGCAAGTCGGAATTGAGGATTTGGACGCTAAATCCCTGGATTACGTGGAGGCTCTGGACCTTGTAAGAAGCCTGTCCTCTCATGATGAACGAGGCTTGGAAGGTTTGAGCAAACATCCCTATTTCTGGAGCAAAGAGAT GTTCAACTTCCTGAAGAGTATATGGAATCAAATCAAAGATATCAACAACCgaaaaactatttttcaagATCCTAACGTTACTGAAACTTTTCCTTATCCAGAGTGGACCAAGGAG ATTGACGAAGATATTCTAGAGGTAATGAAAAATCCCAGGAATCCAAAATCATTCAAACCTAGAAAACATAGCAATTGTGCCACCAAATCCTTCAACTACAGCAATGATGTCACTGACCTACTGAGGCTCATCAGAAACCTGGATGAACACAAAGATAAAGG gATCAGTGACAAAATAGGAGACTATGCTGAGTATTTCCTGGAGACTTTTCCAGCACTTACCATTTATGTCTACAACAGTTTACGCCAGAATCCCACATACAGTCACTTTGCAGACATCCAGGACCCTTCTCTGTAG
- the RNASEL gene encoding 2-5A-dependent ribonuclease isoform X1, whose translation MEPAAHKQQGVSAPSNAKAAEDLAFELNAAVKNRKRELVLELLEKGADVNSKVGGGWTPLQTAVQTGEVDLVRLLLEKGACLHARKDNGGTAFTEAGIMGDVEILKLLLDRGADINDPDSNGFTAFMEAAWYGKEEALKFLYSKGAEVNLRRVTSEEKAKLHEGGKTALMDACRKGHFSAVKILVQEMEADVNIRDNRDRNALIHALKKDSKKKPESVLATVRFLLDHGVDVKSKDEWGKSALILAVEMESPELVKTLLEKDEMDIDDADEEGNTALMVAVEKNDLNTAKVLCEKGARTDVGNLIAVANRNRSRSVENLLRVHNATFVPETPRDWEPNSKRWRDQLKKLDQIYRPMIGKLKTFHYIEQRIREGIYLGLHGGTEVAVKVTLSKEGDEEKKFFEKCCHCERLLKLFQSEKEKGCMYLCFPLWEKTLQEHLQDPEDQKDYKAALKMIFQALRELHSLGFAHQDLQPRNFVIDLGGKIYLADFDNKRKLIEGQEELVNSDLEALSRLMLYVLTGGRKPLQQVGIEDLDAKSLDYVEALDLVRSLSSHDERGLEGLSKHPYFWSKEIRFNFLKSIWNQIKDINNRKTIFQDPNVTETFPYPEWTKEIDEDILEVMKNPRNPKSFKPRKHSNCATKSFNYSNDVTDLLRLIRNLDEHKDKGISDKIGDYAEYFLETFPALTIYVYNSLRQNPTYSHFADIQDPSL comes from the exons ATGGAGCCCGCAGCTCACAAACAACAGGGGGTCTCTGCCCCTTCTAATGCGAAGGCAGCAGAAGACCTTGCCTTTGAGCTAAATGCTGCtgtgaagaacagaaagagagaacttgtgctggagctgctggagaaagggGCGGATGTGAACTCCAAAGTAGGAGGTGGCTGGACACCACTGCAGACCGCTGTGCAAACTGGTGAGGTGGACCTGGTCCGACTTCTGCTGGAAAAGGGTGCTTGTCTGCATGCCAGGAAGGACAATGGTGGCACTGCATTTACTGAGGCAGGGATCATGGGAGACGTGGAAATACTGAAGCTCCTCCTGGACCGTGGGGCAGACATTAATGACCCTGACAGCAACGGCTTCACAGCTTTCATGGAGGCTGCGTGGTATGGGAAGGAGGAAGCCTTGAAATTCCTGTACAGCAAAGGAGCTGAAGTGAATTTGAGGAGGGTAACTAGTGAGGAGAAAGCCAAACTGCATGAAGGAGGTAAAACAGCACTGATGGATGCTTGTAGGAAGGGCCACTTCTCGGCCGTAAAAATCCTTGTTCAAGAGATGGAGGCTGATGTGAACATTCGTGACAACAGAGATAGGAATGCCTTGATCCATGCTCTAAAGAAggattcaaaaaaaaaacctgagtcAGTTCTTGCCACAGTTCGCTTCCTGCTGGACCACGGTGTTGATGTGAAGAGCAAAGATGAATGGGGGAAAAGTGCCCTCATCCTAGCTGTTGAAAtggagagcccagagctggtgAAAACTTTATTGGAGAAGGATGAAATGGATATTGATGATGCAGATGAGGAGGGCAACACAGCGCTGATGGTGGCTGTAGAGAAAAATGATCTCAATACAGCGAAGGTGTTGTGTGAAAAAGGAGCAAGGACTGATGTTGGGAACCTTATCGCAGTTGCTAACAGAAATCGTTCTCGTAGCGTGGAAAATCTTCTTCGTGTGCATAATGCCACGTTTGTTCCAGAAACCCCCAGAGACTGGGAGCCAAACAGCAAACGCTGGAGGGACCAGCTGAAAAAGCTTGATCAAATCTATCGCCCTATGATTGGCAAACTGAAGACATTTCATTACATCGAGCAGAGAATTCGGGAAGGCATCTACCTCGGGCTCCACGGAGGGACAGAGGTAGCAGTAAAAGTAACCCTCAGCAAAGAGGGTGATGAAGAGAAAaagttctttgaaaaatgttgtCACTGTGAACGTCTACTGAAGCTCTTCCAgtctgagaaggaaaaaggctgCATGTACTTGTGCTTCCCACTCTGGGAGAAAACCCTCCAAGAACATCTGCAGGACCCAGAAGACCAAAAGGATTACAAAGCTGCTCTGAAGATGATCTTCCAGGCACTGAGAGAGCTGCACTCCCTTGGATTTGCTCACCAGGATCTGCAGCCCAGGAACTTTGTAATAG ATTTAGGTGGCAAAATTTACTTGGCAGACTTTGATAATAAAAGAAAGTTGATTGAAGGCCAAGAAGAACTTGTAAACTCAGATTTAGAG GCCCTCAGCAGGCTCATGCTGTATGTTTTAACAGGGGGTAGGAAACCCCTTCAGCAAGTCGGAATTGAGGATTTGGACGCTAAATCCCTGGATTACGTGGAGGCTCTGGACCTTGTAAGAAGCCTGTCCTCTCATGATGAACGAGGCTTGGAAGGTTTGAGCAAACATCCCTATTTCTGGAGCAAAGAGAT CAGGTTCAACTTCCTGAAGAGTATATGGAATCAAATCAAAGATATCAACAACCgaaaaactatttttcaagATCCTAACGTTACTGAAACTTTTCCTTATCCAGAGTGGACCAAGGAG ATTGACGAAGATATTCTAGAGGTAATGAAAAATCCCAGGAATCCAAAATCATTCAAACCTAGAAAACATAGCAATTGTGCCACCAAATCCTTCAACTACAGCAATGATGTCACTGACCTACTGAGGCTCATCAGAAACCTGGATGAACACAAAGATAAAGG gATCAGTGACAAAATAGGAGACTATGCTGAGTATTTCCTGGAGACTTTTCCAGCACTTACCATTTATGTCTACAACAGTTTACGCCAGAATCCCACATACAGTCACTTTGCAGACATCCAGGACCCTTCTCTGTAG